One window from the genome of Pyxicephalus adspersus chromosome 6, UCB_Pads_2.0, whole genome shotgun sequence encodes:
- the IPO4 gene encoding LOW QUALITY PROTEIN: importin-4 (The sequence of the model RefSeq protein was modified relative to this genomic sequence to represent the inferred CDS: substituted 3 bases at 3 genomic stop codons), whose translation MSNILESILTNLLQPDNAFIQQATAQLKEAVKDPLIIPALCDVIRSAQDSQIRQFAAVLLRRRLSKRWKVMPVEQQESVKPLLLEAIQREPEHKVRHALAQLCAVVLRNEKMERWPQFIQFVLQASHSNIPEQRQVGLLALRCALDLNAEIFHPYFPDLIKLFKQTLCDLQNGLLLFYTVQSLTSIVPEFVGNETNQLRPLVPKLVTAIKQLIQINEIQACEAMEVFDELMESEVSVIVHYLAEVIHFCLEIAVNKSLSDDLRVKALYCIRFLIKLKSKSILKQKLLPQILNAVFPIMCAEPPPGQLDPEDQEDEDELLEDQAEVQIPKHYAVQVIDILALHLPPEKLFSQLTPLMEPCLLSKNPYERKAGLMCLAVLSEGCADHIRNKHLQSMLQLVCQAISDNSHVVRNAALYALGQFSEHLQPDISSYADSVLPLLLEYLSRVDPSHTSHLTKAYFALENFVENLGSKIEPYLPTLMERILGCMSSSSSPKLKELSISALGAIASGAEELLRPYFSPVMEVLKVHLMHTGEDGRPVQLQCLETLAVLVYSLGKESFLPLAEDCCLLGLNLCDRIDDPSMRSCAYHLFGAISEVMEDNISHHLEKMTTMMLLSLKSREGIVLHYNENHSFMLFDDEADDEDAVIQEDEDDEDPDVEGFSVENAYVDEKEEACSSLGVIALNARAETFFILNNSFMRLMXVIVFXXSPHSSVRKAAYEALGKFARSMNLVCQKNPSEPNTAALLLLLDLLIPAYLHGAVHDKEREVVMTILDSLNNLLKDVKAPCVRGPEQLDKMCAVIKAVLQSKTACQDPEGEDEDDKQQAELDAMLLEYAGDGIPLITAAVGGATFAPYFAGFLPLLLSKMKSSCSPAEKSFGGGIMAESLVSLGEAVVQFVPQLLPALISGTQDKDDEVRSNCVFGLGVLAEHGGAAMHKHYPKLLSILSSIISCEKNGRALDNVCGAVSRMVLSHPEGVPLEQVFPVLLRSLPLREDFEENPTVFKCISFLYEKDPSQVVKHINDIARIFGHVLGTKEIQPDTEEALVHILRNMAQHFPQELQNTLASLPAEVSSKFRPALGLA comes from the exons GCCACAGCACAACTGAAAGAAGCCGTCAAGGATCCACTTATCATACCAGCATTGTGTGATGTCATCCGAAGTGCTCAGGACTCACAG ATTCGCCAGTTTGCTGCAGTTTTACTACGCAGACGATTAAGTAAACGATGGAAGGTTATGCCTGTAGAGCAGCAAGAGAG tgtgAAGCCTCTACTGTTAGAAGCCATTCAGCGAGAACCCGA ACACAAGGTGCGACATGCTCTTGCACAGCTATGCGCGGTAGTCCTTAGGAATGAAAAAATGGAGCGTTGGCCACAATTCATCCAATTTGTTCTACAGGCATCTCACAGCAATATACCAGAGCAGAGACAG gttggACTATTGGCTCTCCGCTGTGCTCTTGATCTCAACGCTGAGATTTTCCATCCTTACTTCCCagatttaattaaactttttaagcAAACCCTGTGTGATCTTCAGAATGGACTATTGCTTTTCTATACTGTGCAGTCTCTCACCAGCATTGTTCCTGAATTTGTTGGTAATGAAACA AACCAACTGAGGCCTTTGGTTCCTAAATTAGTAACAGCCATCAAGCAGTTGATACAAATCAATGAG ATCCAGGCTTGTGAAGCAATGGAAGTCTTTGATGAACTAATGGAAAGCGAAGTGTCTGTTATTGTTCATTACCTAGCAGAGGTCATTCACTTCTGTCTTGAG ATCGCTGTGAATAAGTCTCTTTCTGATGACCTTCGTGTAAAGGCACTTTACTGTATTCGCTTTCTTATTAAACTGAAAAGCAAG TCCATCTTAAAGCAGAAGTTGCTGCCCCAGATTCTCAATGCAGTTTTCCCAATCATGTGTGCGGAGCCTCCTCCGGGACAGTTAGATCCTGAAGACCAAGAAGATGAGGACGAGTTATTAGAAGATCAGGCTGAGGTGCAGATACCCAAACACTATGCAGTTCAG GTGATTGATATCCTGGCCCTTCATCTGCCTCCAGAGAAATTGTTTTCTCAATtg ACCCCACTCATGGAACCATGTCTCCTTAGCAAAAATCCATATGAGCGGAAAGCGGGTCTTATGTGTCTTGCTGTTCTCAGTGAGGGCTGTGCAGATCATATCCGGAACAA GCATCTCCAGTCTATGCTGCAGTTGGTTTGCCAGGCCATCTCAGATAATAGCCATGTTGTCAGAAATGCAGCCCTGTATGCCTTGGGACAGTTTTCTGAGCATCTACAG CCAGATATCAGTAGCTATGCAGATTCTGTACTCCCTTTACTCCTGGAGTATTTGTCACGTGTGGATCCTTCTCATACATCTCACCTCACCAAGGCTTATTTTGCCCTCGAGAACTTTGTGGAGAATCTTG gaagtAAAATTGAACCATACCTTCCCACTTTAATGGAGCGAATTTTGGGGTGCATGAGCAGCTCCAGTAGCCCTAAATTAAAGGAGTTATCAATAAGTGCTCTAGGGGCAATAG CCAGTGGTGCTGAAGAATTACTAAGGCCATACTTCTCACCAGTAATGGAAGTACTAAAAGTCCATCTAATGCACACAGGAGAAGACGGAAGACCTGTACAACTCCAGTGTCTGG AAACCCTTGCTGTCTTGGTCTACTCACTAGGGAAAGAATCCTTCCTGCCTTTGGCGGAAGACTGCTGTCTCCTAGGACTCAATTTATGTGACAGGATTGATGATCCAAGTATGAGAAGTTGTGC CTACCACTTGTTTGGTGCCATCTCAGAAGTTATGGAAGATAATATTTCTCATCACCTTGAGAAAATGACAACCATGATGCTTTTGTCCCTAAAGTCAAGAGAAGGAATAGTC CTGCATTACAATGAGAATCACTCCTTTATGTTGTTTGATGATGAAGCTGATGATGAAGATGCTGTAATTCAAGAAGACGAGGATGATGAAGATCCTGATGTTGAGGG GTTCAGTGTAGAGAATGCTTATGTGGATGAGAAGGAAGAAGCATGCAGCTCTCTTGGTGTGATTGCACTAAATGCCag GGCTGAAACCTTTTTTATTCTCAACAACTCTTTTATGAGATTAATGTGAGTCATTGTTTTTTGATAGTCTCCTCATTCCAGTGTCCGTAAGGCAGCTTATGAGGCTTTGGGAAAATTTGCACGTTCCATGAATTTAGTATGCCAGAAGAACCCTAGTGAACCCAACACTGCAG CACTGCTTCTCCTCTTGGATCTCCTCATCCCTGCCTATCTGCATGGGGCAGTACATGATAAAGAGCGTGAAGTGGTGATGACTATTTTAGATTCTTTGAACAATTTACTAAAAGATGTGAAGGCCCCATGTGTCAGAGGACCCGAACAGCTAGACAAAATGTGTGCAGTCATCAAGGCAGTGCTGCAGAGCAAG ACTGCGTGCCAGGATCCAGAGGGTGAAGATGAAGATGACAAACAGCAG gCAGAATTGGATGCTATGCTGTTGGAGTATGCAGGAGATGGGATTCCACTGATTACTGCTGCAGTTGGAGGTGCAACGTTTGCACCATATTTTGCTGGTTTTCTTCCATTGCTGCTAAGTAAAATG AAGTCTAGCTGTTCTCCAGCAGAAAAGTCATTTGGAGGAGGTATTATGGCAGAATCATTAGTAAGTTTGGGGGAGGCAGTTGTACAGTTTGTCCCCCAGTTACTTCCTGCACTGATTTCAGGAACACAGGACAAAGATGATGAAGTTCGCAGTAATTGTGTGTTTGGACTGGGAGTTCTGGCAGAGCATGGAGGTGCTGCAATGCACAA ACATTATCCAAAGTTGCTTTCAATATTATCATCTATAATCAGCTGTGAGAAGAACGGTCGAGCTCTGGACAATGTGTGCGGGGCAGTGAGTCGGATGGTGTTGAGTCACCCAGAAGGAGTACCACTGGAGCAG GTCTTTCCTGTGCTACTCCGTTCTCTCCCACTGAGAGAAGATTTTGAGGAAAACCCTACTGTgtttaaatgcatttcatttcTGTATGAGAAGGATCCATCCCAG gttGTCAAACACATCAATGACATTGCAAGAATATTTGGCCATGTACTGGGGACAAAGGAAATCCAACCAG ACACAGAAGAAGCTTTAGTTCATATTTTAAGAAACATGGCACAGCACTTCCCGCAGGAGCTGCAGAACACACTGGCGTCCCTGCCAGCTGAGGTGTCATCAAAATTTCGCCCTGCTCTTGGCCTGGCATGA